TGGCAGCGATGCCTGCGCAGAAAGCGGCGTTGGTCCCCCGAGATTCTGTTGAGGAGAATTTTGTATGCCTAAGTCCAACTCGCGTGTTGAGCGCGAGAATGATGATGTTTGCCTGGCGGAGGACAATGTCATCAACCGCCGTACCTTATTTTCAGCCATTGCCGGCATGGGTGTCCTGGCCGCCACTGGGGCCGCGGTGCAGGCCCAGGAAGACGATGGCCCGGCGCCTGGCGATATCCTGGTCAATTCCAAGGGCGGCGCCGTGCTGACGCCGGCCGATATCGATCCCACGGCCAAGACCGTCGTGATCGCCTATGCCCAGGATGCTGCCGGCAACGTCAAGAAGGGCAACAAGAACAAGATCGCCGTGGTCAAGGTCGACCCCGCCAATGTCGGCAGCGAGTCCGAGGGCCGCGGCGCGGATGGCCTGATGGCCTATTCCGCCATCTGCACCCATGCCGGGTGCGAGGTGAAGTCCTTCCTCCCCGACCGGGGAATCATGCGTTGCCCGTGCCATGGGTCCGAATTCGATCCGGCCAATAATGGCGTCGTGGAAAAGGGGCCGGCCAAGCATCGGC
This sequence is a window from Devosia ginsengisoli. Protein-coding genes within it:
- a CDS encoding ubiquinol-cytochrome c reductase iron-sulfur subunit, with the protein product MPKSNSRVERENDDVCLAEDNVINRRTLFSAIAGMGVLAATGAAVQAQEDDGPAPGDILVNSKGGAVLTPADIDPTAKTVVIAYAQDAAGNVKKGNKNKIAVVKVDPANVGSESEGRGADGLMAYSAICTHAGCEVKSFLPDRGIMRCPCHGSEFDPANNGVVEKGPAKHRLASLVIAVEDDQIVIKEGFDAEVGAQS